The following are encoded together in the Salvia hispanica cultivar TCC Black 2014 chromosome 6, UniMelb_Shisp_WGS_1.0, whole genome shotgun sequence genome:
- the LOC125193233 gene encoding pectinesterase-like has protein sequence MADTRNKFTAAAALAFLLLAAFMISAANAAEDPPKEEKKEAPKEDKKEGEKKEGGDESGTASKFCASTDYKETCHKSLEKANGTQPKDYIKAAFDAAITELEGSIKNSEAYKTVQSDPMTGKALAVCEEVLNIAVDDLRRSFEKVDQLDSGKLKNNIADLRNWLSATIAHKETCIDAFDNTTGETGAKVRDLLKTSGELLSNGLAMISQLQKFVSSIDFGKIAEGIKGLTGGGEKRALFSGDEEIPEFVDMHARRLMSAGPAALKPDATVAQDGSGQFKTISEALGTVPLKSAKPFLIFVKAGLYKEYVVVPKGMNNVAIVGEGPDKTRITGDKCVKGGTPTFQSATLTVTGESFMAKDIAVENTAPESQAVALRINGDMGVFQNVHLDGFQDTLYSHSYKQFYRDCRISGTIDFIFGDAKTILQNCEIVVRKPLPNQACMVTAQGRKDKKGDGVIVIQGGSIVPEKAFTEANPPHEAFLGRPWKEFSRTIIMQANIDACIQPTGWSPWMGTFALNTLYYGEWANTGPGADLSKRVKWKGIKKMTAEIAAGFTAQKVFVYDDWIKKTGVPYEPGMLPPK, from the exons aTGGCTGACACAAGGAATAAGTTCACGGCCGCGGCCGCCCTCGCCTTCCTCCTCCTCGCGGCGTTCATGATCTCCGCTGCCAACGCCGCCGAGGACCCCccaaaggaagaaaaaaaggagGCCCCCAAAGAAGACAAAAAGGAGGGCGAGAAAAAAGAGGGCGGAGACGAGTCAGGAACGGCGTCCAAATTCTGCGCGAGCACCGACTACAAGGAGACGTGCCACAAGAGTCTCGAGAAGGCCAACGGCACTCAGCCTAAGGACTACATCAAGGCTGCCTTCGACGCCGCCATAACCGAGCTCGAGGGCTCCATCAAGAACTCCGAAGCCTACAAGACCGTCCAGTCCGACCCCATGACCGGGAAGGCTCTAGCCGTGTGCGAGGAAGTGCTCAACATCGCCGTCGACGATCTCAGGAGATCGTTCGAGAAGGTCGATCAGCTCGACTCCGGGAAGCTCAAAAACAACATCGCCGACCTCAGGAACTGGCTCAGCGCCACCATTGCGCACAAGGAGACCTGCATCGACGCGTTCGACAACACCACAGGTGAAACGGGCGCGAAGGTGAGGGATCTGTTGAAGACCTCGGGCGAGCTTTTGAGTAACGGTCTTGCGATGATTTCTCAATTGCAAAAGTTCGTTTCGTCGATTGATTTCGGAAAGATCGCGGAGGGGATTAAGGGACTTACTGGTGGTGGAGAAAAGAGGGCGCTGTTTAGCGGTGATGAGGAGATTCCGGAGTTCGTGGACATGCACGCGAGGAGGCTGATGTCGGCTGGGCCGGCGGCGTTGAAGCCGGATGCGACGGTGGCGCAGGACGGGAGCGGGCAGTTCAAGACTATTAGCGAGGCGCTGGGAACGGTGCCTCTTAAGAGTGCCAAGCCGTTTTTGATTTTCGTGAAGGCCGGGCTGTATAAGGAGTATGTGGTGGTGCCGAAGGGCATGAACAACGTTGCGATCGTCGGAGAAGGGCCGGATAAGACGAGGATCACCGGTGACAAGTGTGTGAAGGGAGGGACACCCACCTTCCAGTCTGCAACTCTAA CCGTGACCGGGGAAAGCTTCATGGCGAAGGACATAGCGGTGGAGAACACGGCCCCCGAGAGCCAGGCCGTGGCACTGCGAATCAACGGGGACATGGGCGTGTTCCAAAACGTCCACCTCGACGGCTTCCAAGACACCCTCTACTCCCACAGCTACAAGCAATTCTACCGCGACTGCCGCATCAGCGGCACCATCGACTTCATCTTCGGCGACGCCAAGACCATCCTCCAAAACTGCGAGATCGTAGTGCGCAAGCCCCTCCCGAACCAGGCGTGCATGGTGACCGCGCAGGGGCGCAAGGACAAGAAGGGCGACGGCGTGATCGTGATCCAGGGCGGCTCCATCGTGCCCGAGAAGGCCTTCACCGAGGCCAACCCGCCCCACGAGGCCTTCCTCGGGCGGCCGTGGAAGGAGTTCTCGAGGACGATCATCATGCAGGCCAACATCGACGCGTGCATCCAGCCCACGGGTTGGTCCCCGTGGATGGGGACATTCGCGCTGAACACGCTGTACTACGGGGAGTGGGCCAACACGGGACCCGGGGCTGACCTGTCGAAGCGGGTGAAGTGGAAGGGTATTAAGAAGATGACGGCGGAGATAGCGGCGGGATTCACGGCTCAGAAGGTGTTCGTTTATGATGATTGGATCAAGAAGACTGGGGTTCCGTATGAACCTGGGATGCTGCCGCCCAAATAA
- the LOC125194542 gene encoding disease resistance protein RPP8-like, producing the protein MKADRERRDSPTLKLYISQLQDLAFKAENLLETYDVEVQSKRGQKSLKEKFQRYICIIGECCSIHEVGNEARNILSTLADLTNKLESELGQGSSSLSQKEDERQHQLRQEYADEDEHDFVGMEKDIEILVSKVKDDSTRRVVKIYGMGGLGKTTLTRKVYNHTDLQSYARAWVCITQQFQPKAVFVNILKQLDSSVKQNEIEGLEDR; encoded by the coding sequence ATGAAAGCAGATAGAGAGAGACGTGATTCTCCAACTCTAAAGCTTTACATATCTCAACTCCAAGATTTGGCTTTCAAAGCTGAGAATCTGCTTGAGACGTACGACGTCGAGGTTCAATCCAAAAGGGGGCAGAAGAGCCTCAAGGAAAAATTTCAAAGATACATTTGCATAATTGGTGAGTGTTGCAGTATCCACGAAGTTGGAAACGAGGCTCGCAACATATTATCTACCCTGGCCGACCTCACTAACAAGTTAGAGTCCGAGTTGGGACAAGGAAGCTCATCTCTTTCCCAGAAGGAAGATGAGCGGCAGCATCAGTTGAGACAGGAGTATGCTGATGAGGATGAGCATGATTTTGTGGGGATGGAGAAAGACATCGAGATTTTGGTGTCAAAGGTAAAGGATGATTCCACAAGGAGAGTAGTGAAGATATATGGGATGGGTGGTCTCGGAAAAACTACTCTCACCAGAAAGGTTTATAACCACACAGACCTCCAATCTTATGCTCGGGCATGGGTTTGCATCACCCAACAGTTTCAACCTAAGGCCGTTTTCGTCAATATTTTGAAACAACTTGATAGTAGTGTCAAACAAAATGAGATTGAAGGCTTGGAAGATCGCTGA
- the LOC125193236 gene encoding major allergen Pru ar 1-like: protein MGAITYDIEIPSSISAAKIFKAVVLDVDTLVPKIMPQAIKNVEILEGDGGAGTIKLIHFGEGSQYKSVKHRVDAIDKENLTHNYSIIEGDVLGGVIESVTYHVKIVPTEDGGSICKNRSIYNTKGDAEISEEKIKEGKEKAMAMFKAIEAYLLANPDA, encoded by the coding sequence ATGGGTGCCATCACTTACGATATTGAGATCCCTTCCTCCATCTCGGCCGCAAAGATTTTTAAGGCCGTGGTGCTCGATGTTGACACCCTCGTCCCCAAGATTATGCCTCAGGCAATCAAGAACGTCGAGATCTTGGAAGGAGATGGTGGCGCTGGGACCATCAAGCTTATCCATTTTGGCGAAGGGAGTCAGTACAAGAGCGTGAAGCACCGTGTGGATGCTATCGATAAGGAGAACTTGACCCACAATTACAGCATAATCGAGGGAGATGTTCTTGGAGGAGTGATTGAATCCGTTACTTATCATGTGAAGATCGTCCCAACTGAAGATGGAGGGAGCATTTGTAAGAACAGAAGCATCTACAACACAAAGGGTGATGCTGAGATTAGTGAGGAGAAGATCAAAGAAGGAAAAGAGAAGGCCATGGCTATGTTCAAGGCCATTGAGGCTTACCTCCTTGCCAATCCTGATGCCTAA
- the LOC125193235 gene encoding major allergen Pru ar 1-like produces MGAITYDIEIPSSISAAKIFKAVVLDVDTLVPKIMPQAIKNVEILEGDGGAGTIKLIHFGEGSQYKSVKHRVDAIDKENLTHSYSIIEGDVLGGVIESVTYHVKIVPTEDGGSICKNRSIYNTKGDAEISEEKIKEGKEKAMAMFKAIEAYLLANPDA; encoded by the coding sequence ATGGGTGCCATCACTTACGATATTGAGATCCCTTCCTCCATCTCGGCCGCAAAGATTTTTAAGGCCGTGGTGCTCGATGTTGACACCCTCGTCCCCAAGATTATGCCTCAGGCAATCAAGAACGTCGAGATCTTGGAAGGGGATGGTGGTGCTGGGACCATCAAGCTTATCCATTTTGGCGAAGGGAGTCAGTACAAGAGCGTGAAGCACCGTGTGGATGCTATCGATAAGGAGAACTTGACCCACAGTTACAGCATAATCGAGGGAGATGTTCTTGGAGGAGTGATTGAATCCGTTACTTATCATGTGAAGATCGTCCCAACTGAAGATGGAGGGAGCATTTGTAAGAACAGAAGCATCTACAACACAAAGGGTGATGCTGAGATTAGTGAGGAGAAGATCAAAGAAGGAAAAGAGAAGGCCATGGCTATGTTCAAGGCCATTGAGGCTTACCTACTTGCCAATCCTGACGCCTAA
- the LOC125193238 gene encoding major allergen Pru ar 1-like, with protein MGAITYDIEIPSSILAAKIFKAVVLDVDTLVPKIMPQAIKNVEILEGDGGAGTIKLIHFGEGSQYKSVKHRVDAIDKENLTHSYSIIEGDVLGDVIESVTYHVKIVPTEDGGSICKNRSIYNTKGDAEISEEKIKEGKEKAMAMFKAIEAYLQANPDA; from the coding sequence ATGGGTGCTATCACTTACGATATTGAGATCCCTTCCTCCATCTTGGCCGCAAAGATTTTTAAGGCCGTGGTGCTCGATGTTGACACCCTCGTCCCCAAGATCATGCCTCAGGCAATCAAGAACGTCGAGATCTTGGAAGGGGATGGTGGCGCTGGGACCATCAAGCTTATCCATTTTGGCGAAGGGAGTCAGTACAAGAGCGTGAAGCACCGTGTGGATGCAATCGACAAGGAGAACTTGACCCACAGTTACAGCATAATCGAGGGCGATGTTCTTGGAGATGTTATTGAATCCGTTACTTATCATGTGAAGATCGTCCCAACTGAAGATGGAGGGAGCATTTGCAAGAACAGAAGCATCTACAACACAAAGGGTGATGCTGAGATTAGTGAGGAAAAGATCAAGGAAGGAAAAGAGAAGGCCATGGCTATGTTCAAGGCCATTGAGGCTTACCTCCAAGCCAATCCTGATGCCTAA
- the LOC125193231 gene encoding putative late blight resistance protein homolog R1A-10 produces MAYAAVHSLAQTTAEIIFLHPVSDNKKHQIRSIYEPFISLKQFLEEFPDETPSNLYDRIKQAAREAEHVIVSIISEENQPQCCAALAGKSKLKRQVKMIMELTNSISVEVRNMKQNKAATTKAAVQIGNGASSSAAGLQSIDSMVGLHEDLIAIKSRLCEESPNLQVIPICGMGGIGKTTLAKLVYDDPLTRQHFDIRVWVTISQDYSADVILSELLASMKEFDNERLGGLVGEKVFKILKCRRYLIIMDDIWSVEAWDEIRAILPDDGNGSRVVLTTRLTDVAAYPDPCSPLHEMRLMDENQSCHLLRKKVFGHQDCPLELESIVEEIARNCRGLPLAVVVVAGVLSTVGEDPASWKAIAEDVRSAVTSKGQFESILSLSYTHLPHYLRPCFLYMGMFPEDHEIRASKLILLWVAENFVSRPDGSKSLEEEAKECLEDLVRRNLVLVNRRKFDGEIKSCSLHDLMRDLCVRKAHEGKFFLDFSCWQDRRYFPLAIRENQRRVSVSPSGLPYLSKIDSLTIHTIMCFHVKSVTNMLERFGLLRVLDVGNVYVRSLPDELFDLLNLVYLSIYYLGRIPAAISKLHNLQTLSLHSMNAWRRFKARWINLPHEIWTLSQLRHLVFYGRLPDPEERITSSLENLQTLSLVSHAMCSERILRMIPNLKKLEIDCSDYRPSQSFLNNLVILHQLEDLKLRSSLSDEIFHRDMFTFPRTLKKLTLSRVPLPWEDLTVVGSLPNLRVLKLTYWACKGDTWETTEGEFPQLEFLLIEQSGLKHWITESSHFPMLKYLVLDDCWDLSEVPEGIGEIPTLELIEVKGIVRESLMELARKILEEQKEWGNDTFQVRCMNR; encoded by the coding sequence ATGGCATATGCAGCCGTTCATTCTCTTGCCCAAACCACTGCAGAAATCATCTTCCTTCATCCCGTTTCTGATAAcaaaaaacaccaaattaGATCCATCTATGAGCCATTCATTTCCTTGAAACAGTTTCTCGAAGAATTCCCCGATGAGACGCCCAGCAATTTGTATGATCGTATCAAGCAAGCTGCGCGCGAAGCAGAACACGTTATTGTATCTATCATATCGGAGGAAAATCAACCGCAGTGCTGTGCCGCTTTAGCAGGAAAATCCAAATTGAAACGCCAAGTGAAAATGATAATGGAGCTGACTAATTCAATCAGTGTGGAGGTGAGGAACATGAAGCAGAATAAAGCTGCCACAACCAAAGCTGCAGTGCAAATTGGTAATGGTGCGTCTTCTTCTGCGGCAGGTTTGCAATCTATCGACTCTATGGTTGGTTTACATGAAGATTTGATAGCAATTAAGTCTCGATTGTGTGAAGAATCGCCCAATTTACAAGTTATCCCTATTTGTGGTATGGGTGGTATAGGCAAGACCACTCTTGCAAAACTTGTTTATGATGATCCACTGACCCGGCAGCATTTTGATATTCGTGTTTGGGTTACGATATCACAGGATTATAGTGCAGATGTGATTCTTTCTGAGCTCTTAGCTTCCATGAAAGAATTTGACAATGAGAGATTGGGTGGATTGGTTGGGGAAAAGGtgtttaaaatcttgaaatgtAGACGGTATCTCATCATAATGGATGATATTTGGAGTGTGGAGGCTTGGGATGAGATAAGAGCTATACTTCCCGATGATGGTAATGGAAGTCGAGTCGTTTTAACCACGAGACTAACCGATGTTGCTGCTTATCCTGACCCTTGTAGCCCTCTTCACGAGATGCGTTTAATGGATGAAAATCAAAGTTGTCATCTGCTCCGGAAGAAGGTGTTTGGTCACCAAGATTGTCCTTTGGAATTGGAGAGCATTGTGGAGGAGATTGCAAGGAACTGTAGAGGACTGCCTCTTGCAGTTGTTGTTGTTGCAGGGGTGCTATCCACAGTCGGAGAGGATCCAGCTTCGTGGAAGGCTATTGCAGAAGACGTAAGATCAGCTGTTACTTCAAAGGGACAGTTTGAGAGTATATTGTCTCTGAGTTACACTCACTTGCCTCATTATCTGAGGCCATGTTTCTTGTACATGGGAATGTTTCCTGAAGATCATGAGATCCGTGCCTCAAAACTCATACTATTATGGGTAGCTGAGAACTTTGTGAGTCGTCCCGATGGATCCAAAAGCTTAGAAGAAGAGGCAAAAGAGTGTCTGGAGGATCTCGTGAGACGAAATCTTGTTTTGGTTAACAGGAGGAAGTTTGATGGTGAGATTAAAAGTTGCAGCCTCCATGATCTAATGCGAGATTTGTGTGTAAGAAAAGCACATGAAGGGAAGTTCTTTTTGGATTTTAGCTGTTGGCAAGATAGGAGGTATTTTCCTCTTGCAATCAGAGAAAATCAGCGTCGTGTAAGTGTTTCTCCTTCGGGTTTACCATATCTTTCTAAAATAGATAGCTTAACCATCCATACAATTATGTGCTTCCATGTAAAATCCGTAACAAATATGTTGGAAAGATTTGGATTGCTGAGGGTATTGGACGTAGGGAATGTTTATGTGAGATCACTACCAGATGAACTATTTGACCTGTTAAACCTAGTATACCTTTCTATATACTATCTTGGAAGGATACCTGCAGCCATTTCTAAGCTTCATAATCTTCAAACTTTATCACTTCATTCAATGAATGCATGGAGACGTTTCAAAGCTCGTTGGATCAATTTGCCACACGAAATCTGGACCTTGTCTCAATTAAGACATCTTGTCTTCTATGGACGGTTACCTGATCCAGAAGAAAGAATAACTTCTAGTCTAGAAAACCTCCAAACACTTTCTTTAGTTTCACATGCCATGTGTAGTGAAAGGATTTTGAGAATGATCCCAAATCTAAAGAAATTGGAAATCGATTGTTCTGATTATCGTCCGAGCCAAAGTTTCCTGAACAATTTGGTAATTCTGCATCAACTCGAAGATTTGAAACTTCGTTCATCTTTGAGCGATGAAATTTTCCACAGGGACATGTTCACTTTTCCGAGGACGCTGAAAAAGCTGACTTTAAGTCGCGTGCCTCTTCCTTGGGAGGACCTGACTGTTGTTGGTTCATTGCCAAATCTTCGGGTGCTCAAACTAACCTACTGGGCTTGCAAAGGCGACACGTGGGAAACAACTGAAGGAGAGTTCCCTCAGCTGGAATTTCTGTTGATAGAACAGTCTGGTCTCAAGCATTGGATAACTGAAAGTAGCCATTTCCCAATGCTCAAGTATCTAGTGCTCGATGACTGTTGGGATCTCTCTGAAGTTCCCGAAGGCATTGGAGAAATTCCAACACTTGAACTGATTGAGGTGAAGGGAATAGTGAGAGAGTCGCTCATGGAGTTGGCCAGGAAGATTCTGGAGGAGCAAAAAGAATGGGGAAATGATACCTTTCAAGTTCGTTGCATGAATCGTTAA